One segment of Acidobacteriota bacterium DNA contains the following:
- a CDS encoding helix-turn-helix domain-containing protein — MMDERRTLSVEEAARVMGIGRNSAYEAIRRGELPVVRLGRRLLVPQKALEVLLSGGSAAASGTQGNEV; from the coding sequence ATGATGGACGAACGGCGAACACTGTCAGTGGAAGAAGCGGCCCGCGTGATGGGGATCGGCCGAAATTCCGCGTACGAGGCTATTCGACGGGGTGAACTGCCGGTCGTACGACTCGGTCGCCGGCTCCTCGTTCCACAGAAGGCCCTCGAGGTACTTCTGTCTGGCGGCTCGGCGGCGGCATCCGGAACGCAGGGGAACGAAGTGTGA
- a CDS encoding site-specific integrase produces the protein MKGHIRRRGQRSWAVVIDVGRDAAGKRRQRWHAVKGTKREAEKELTRLLHSLDAGEYVEPSKLTVAAYLARWLADYAKPRTSGKTYERYAQIVESHLKPGLGHHLLRKLQPLHIQDLYAHSLAAGRKGGKSGLSPRTVLHIHRVVHLALRQAVRWQLLARNPAESVEPPRPHDQEMRVLNEAEMGQLLRSAEHTRLYEAILLALTTGMRRGEIAALTWSDVDLKSGAVTVTKSLEQTRAGLTVKTPKTAKGRRTIPLPAMAAIALRRHKSRQAEQRLRLGPAYQDRGLVCAAPDGSYWPPDLLSKAFRALIVRTGLRLVRFHDLRHTHATQLLRQSVHPKVVAERLGHSTITITLDTYSHVLPGLQEEAAQRLDQVLRRAVRERKGTRS, from the coding sequence GTGAAAGGTCACATTCGTCGTCGCGGACAGCGGTCGTGGGCGGTTGTGATCGATGTCGGCCGAGACGCGGCCGGCAAACGCCGGCAACGATGGCACGCGGTCAAGGGCACGAAGCGAGAGGCTGAGAAAGAGCTCACGAGGCTTCTACACAGCCTCGACGCCGGTGAGTACGTGGAGCCCTCGAAACTCACGGTGGCCGCGTATCTCGCGCGGTGGCTCGCCGACTATGCAAAGCCCAGGACGTCAGGCAAGACCTACGAGCGATACGCCCAGATCGTCGAGTCTCACCTCAAACCAGGTCTCGGGCACCACCTACTGAGGAAGCTCCAACCCCTCCACATCCAAGACCTGTACGCGCACTCGCTGGCGGCCGGGCGAAAAGGCGGGAAGAGTGGCTTGTCACCACGCACCGTCCTGCATATCCACCGGGTCGTGCATCTGGCCCTCAGGCAGGCGGTCCGCTGGCAACTGCTCGCCCGAAACCCGGCCGAGAGTGTCGAACCACCCAGGCCTCATGACCAGGAGATGCGCGTCCTGAACGAAGCGGAGATGGGGCAGTTGCTGAGAAGTGCGGAGCACACCCGGCTCTACGAGGCGATCCTGCTCGCCCTCACAACGGGCATGCGCCGCGGCGAGATCGCCGCACTCACTTGGTCTGACGTCGACTTGAAGTCCGGCGCGGTCACCGTCACAAAGTCGCTTGAGCAGACGAGGGCGGGCTTGACGGTGAAGACACCGAAGACGGCGAAGGGGCGTCGGACAATACCGCTGCCTGCCATGGCAGCAATAGCGCTTCGGAGACACAAATCACGCCAGGCAGAGCAGCGTCTTCGGCTTGGACCAGCGTATCAGGACCGCGGGCTGGTCTGTGCGGCACCTGACGGTTCGTATTGGCCGCCAGACCTGTTGTCGAAGGCGTTCAGGGCCCTGATCGTCAGGACCGGGCTCCGTCTCGTCCGGTTTCATGACCTCCGCCACACGCATGCTACCCAGTTGCTGCGACAGTCCGTTCACCCGAAGGTCGTTGCCGAGCGACTTGGTCACTCGACGATCACCATCACACTGGACACGTATTCGCATGTCCTGCCTGGTCTGCAGGAGGAGGCGGCGCAGCGACTTGACCAGGTGTTGCGGCGGGCAGTTCGGGAGAGGAAGGGAACGCGCAGTTGA
- a CDS encoding transposase, producing the protein MPDASKLWPADLQRIDALLEDGAVLDPIVEALEARWAQSRRRGRPGTPADVVLRMLVLKHLYRWSYDTLEHEVRANLVFRAFARVGAGPVPDAKTILKIARVLRPEVLQ; encoded by the coding sequence TTGCCCGATGCGAGCAAGCTCTGGCCGGCCGACCTGCAGCGCATCGACGCGCTGTTGGAGGACGGCGCTGTGCTTGATCCGATCGTCGAGGCCCTCGAAGCGCGGTGGGCGCAGAGCCGGCGGCGCGGCCGGCCCGGCACGCCGGCCGATGTCGTGCTGCGCATGCTCGTCTTGAAGCACCTGTACCGCTGGAGCTACGACACACTCGAGCACGAGGTGCGCGCGAATCTGGTCTTCCGCGCGTTCGCCCGCGTCGGGGCGGGCCCGGTGCCCGATGCGAAGACGATCCTGAAGATCGCGCGGGTGCTCCGGCCCGAGGTGCTCCAGTAG